Proteins encoded within one genomic window of uncultured Desulfobacter sp.:
- a CDS encoding iron ABC transporter permease translates to MNDLQDQYRRRGTRKIFFIFFLCFVLAGMVITALCLGASAIGFSQSLNAMFTNTGRTSAIIWQLRLPRIVMAVLVGGGLAVAGSVFQAILKNPLASPYTLGIASSAGFGAVAAIVFGGSLYGQYLVAGSAFFFSLAASFLILGIARFKSTSPEVMILSGIAIMFLFSSLSSFLQYMGTVEQVHEIVFWFFGSLTKVGWPEIMVAAVMIILPVPLLIKLSFDLNLLVAGDESANALGVNVTGIRTTGVILASLITAAGICFTGVIGFIGLVAPHIARMIVGTDHWHLLPSSALIGATLVLAADTAGRTCWAPQVIPLGIVTSFIGVPFFFYLLMKKKKAYW, encoded by the coding sequence ATGAATGATCTTCAAGACCAATATCGAAGACGAGGCACAAGAAAAATTTTTTTCATTTTTTTTCTTTGTTTTGTACTGGCCGGTATGGTGATCACTGCCCTTTGTCTGGGGGCGTCAGCCATTGGTTTTTCCCAGTCTTTAAACGCAATGTTCACCAATACCGGACGCACCTCGGCCATCATATGGCAGCTTCGGCTGCCCAGGATTGTTATGGCCGTTCTGGTGGGAGGCGGTCTTGCCGTAGCCGGCAGTGTGTTCCAGGCCATTTTGAAAAACCCCCTGGCATCGCCCTACACCCTGGGGATAGCCTCAAGCGCCGGATTCGGGGCTGTGGCTGCCATTGTTTTCGGCGGCTCCCTGTATGGTCAGTATCTGGTGGCAGGCTCTGCATTCTTTTTTTCCCTTGCCGCCTCTTTTCTCATCCTGGGGATTGCCAGGTTTAAAAGCACTTCCCCCGAGGTCATGATCCTTTCGGGGATTGCCATTATGTTTCTTTTTTCATCCCTGTCTTCTTTTTTGCAGTATATGGGCACAGTGGAACAGGTGCATGAAATCGTGTTTTGGTTTTTTGGCAGCCTGACCAAGGTTGGATGGCCGGAAATCATGGTGGCAGCCGTGATGATCATTTTGCCGGTACCCCTTCTGATTAAACTCTCATTTGATCTAAATCTGTTGGTCGCAGGCGACGAATCAGCAAACGCTTTGGGTGTCAATGTCACTGGTATCCGGACCACAGGGGTAATCCTTGCTTCTTTGATCACTGCCGCCGGCATCTGCTTTACCGGTGTCATCGGTTTTATCGGCCTTGTTGCGCCCCATATCGCCCGGATGATTGTGGGCACCGACCACTGGCATCTTCTGCCCTCCTCAGCACTGATCGGCGCCACTCTGGTCCTGGCGGCAGACACCGCTGGACGAACCTGCTGGGCCCCCCAGGTGATTCCTCTGGGCATTGTCACCTCCTTCATCGGCGTACCGTTTTTCTTTTACCTGCTTATGAAAAAAAAGAAGGCGTACTGGTAA
- a CDS encoding ABC transporter ATP-binding protein, whose amino-acid sequence MLQVDALSFGYKKRTILTDISLNVHKGQMVSIVGPNGTGKTTLIKCLAGIQRPRGGSILINGKDAFGMHRREHARCVGYVPQSSPSKFPIIVFEAVLMGRRPYITWKPTQIDFEKTAQVIESMNLKDIALRDFDKLSGGQKQKVMLARAIAQDTDVLLLDEPTSNLDLKHQLEVLEMISSLVETNQMAAVLAMHDLNLASRFSHRMVMMKEGQVLCSGTPSEVMTPENISTVYGIHAVVSQNEGHPYILPTGTVG is encoded by the coding sequence ATGCTTCAAGTTGATGCCCTCTCGTTTGGATACAAAAAAAGAACCATCCTTACGGATATAAGCCTGAATGTTCATAAAGGACAAATGGTCAGCATAGTCGGTCCTAACGGAACCGGAAAGACAACGCTGATCAAATGCCTTGCCGGTATCCAACGGCCAAGGGGCGGCAGCATCCTGATCAATGGCAAGGACGCCTTTGGCATGCACCGCCGGGAGCATGCCCGGTGTGTGGGATATGTACCCCAAAGCTCGCCTTCCAAATTCCCCATCATCGTTTTTGAAGCCGTGCTCATGGGCCGCCGACCTTATATTACTTGGAAACCAACACAAATCGATTTTGAAAAAACCGCCCAGGTCATAGAATCCATGAACTTAAAGGATATTGCCCTGCGGGATTTTGATAAACTCAGCGGCGGACAAAAACAAAAAGTTATGCTGGCCAGGGCCATTGCCCAGGACACCGACGTCCTTCTTTTGGACGAACCGACATCCAACCTGGATTTGAAACACCAGCTCGAAGTACTTGAGATGATTTCAAGCCTGGTTGAGACAAACCAGATGGCGGCCGTTCTGGCCATGCATGACTTAAACCTGGCTTCCCGGTTTTCGCACAGGATGGTGATGATGAAAGAGGGCCAAGTCCTTTGCTCGGGTACACCAAGTGAGGTTATGACGCCGGAAAACATCAGCACCGTATACGGCATTCACGCAGTTGTTAGTCAGAATGAAGGACATCCCTATATTCTGCCCACGGGAACCGTTGGGTAA